A region from the Methanobrevibacter oralis genome encodes:
- a CDS encoding argininosuccinate synthase translates to MDKVVLAFSGGLDTSVCVKLLEEKYDVDVVTACVDVGQGEEEIKKAEEMAAKIGKGKHYTIDAKEEFANEYISRGIKANAEYEGYPLSTALARPLIAQKIIEIAQKEGATAIAHGCTGKGNDQFRFEAIILAMSDLDIIAPIRELNLTRTEEQDYAEKKGIKLNYDKIYSIDENIWGRSIEGGNLEDPANEPPEDIYEWTLSAEDALDTPQKVSIEFEEGIPIAIDGEMMPLVELIEKANEIAGSNGIGRVDTIENRMIGLKSRENYEVPGAKLLIAAHQALEELVLTTDELRFAEYISTLYADLVYRALWQEPLRGDLDQAIDNMQQRVSGEVVMKLYKGSIQPLTRKSPFSLHSIEQITFEDKDTDQREVEGMIKYHGLQAANYQKLKR, encoded by the coding sequence ATGGATAAAGTTGTCTTAGCATTCAGTGGGGGACTAGATACCTCTGTTTGTGTTAAATTATTAGAAGAAAAGTATGATGTAGATGTTGTTACAGCTTGTGTAGATGTAGGTCAAGGAGAAGAAGAGATTAAAAAAGCTGAAGAAATGGCAGCTAAAATTGGAAAAGGCAAACATTACACAATTGATGCAAAAGAAGAATTTGCAAACGAATACATCTCCAGAGGAATTAAAGCAAATGCAGAATATGAAGGATATCCATTAAGCACTGCACTTGCAAGACCATTAATAGCTCAAAAAATTATTGAAATAGCTCAAAAAGAAGGAGCAACCGCTATCGCTCATGGTTGTACTGGAAAAGGAAATGATCAATTCAGATTCGAAGCTATAATTTTAGCAATGTCAGATTTGGATATTATAGCTCCAATTAGAGAACTAAACCTCACTAGAACTGAAGAACAAGATTATGCTGAGAAAAAAGGTATTAAACTGAATTACGATAAAATTTACAGCATTGATGAAAATATTTGGGGAAGATCTATTGAAGGTGGAAACTTAGAAGATCCTGCAAATGAACCTCCCGAAGATATTTACGAATGGACATTATCTGCTGAAGATGCTCTTGATACTCCTCAAAAAGTAAGTATAGAATTTGAAGAAGGCATTCCTATTGCTATTGATGGTGAAATGATGCCATTAGTTGAATTAATTGAAAAAGCTAATGAAATAGCTGGATCTAATGGAATTGGAAGAGTAGATACAATTGAAAATAGGATGATTGGTCTTAAAAGTAGGGAAAACTACGAAGTTCCAGGTGCTAAATTGTTAATTGCAGCACATCAAGCTTTAGAAGAATTAGTCTTAACAACTGATGAATTAAGATTTGCTGAGTACATCTCTACACTTTATGCAGACTTAGTATATAGAGCTTTATGGCAAGAACCTTTAAGAGGAGACTTAGACCAAGCTATCGACAATATGCAACAAAGAGTAAGTGGAGAAGTTGTAATGAAACTTTATAAAGGTTCTATCCAACCTCTTACAAGAAAATCTCCATTTAGTTTACATAGTATTGAACAAATTACTTTTGAAGATAAAGATACTGATCAAAGAGAAGTAGAAGGTATGATTAAATACCATGGTCTTCAAGCAGCTAATTATCAAAAATTAAAAAGATAG
- the sfsA gene encoding DNA/RNA nuclease SfsA, which produces MDYIKGIFKKRPNRFIAEVEINGDLENAHVPNTGRCRELLIEGAIVYLKPSDNPKRKTKFSLHFVKNKGVLVSLYSQEANKIVYDAIITGKIKELEGYSVHQREKTIDDSRIDIYLANENEECYVEVKGVTLIIDDEARFPDAPTERGSKHLNELIKIKKDGKRAVVFFLIQHPAGNFFRPNWENDPVFSKTLNEAYENGVEILVYKCDNRLDGIDLIDKSLKFDLSNKNKI; this is translated from the coding sequence ATGGATTATATTAAGGGAATTTTTAAAAAAAGACCTAATAGGTTCATTGCCGAGGTTGAAATTAATGGTGATTTAGAAAATGCACATGTACCAAATACTGGAAGGTGTAGGGAACTTTTAATTGAGGGGGCGATTGTTTATTTAAAGCCTTCTGATAATCCAAAAAGAAAAACAAAATTTTCACTCCACTTTGTGAAAAACAAAGGTGTTCTTGTATCACTTTACTCGCAGGAAGCTAATAAAATTGTATATGATGCAATTATCACTGGCAAAATAAAAGAGCTTGAAGGTTATTCTGTCCATCAAAGAGAAAAAACAATTGATGATTCAAGAATTGATATATACTTGGCTAATGAAAATGAGGAATGTTATGTTGAGGTAAAAGGAGTTACTTTAATTATTGATGATGAAGCTAGATTTCCTGATGCTCCAACAGAACGTGGTTCAAAACATTTAAATGAATTAATTAAAATTAAAAAAGATGGTAAACGTGCAGTTGTATTTTTCTTAATTCAACATCCTGCAGGTAATTTCTTTAGACCTAACTGGGAAAATGATCCTGTGTTTTCAAAAACATTAAATGAAGCATATGAAAATGGTGTTGAAATTTTAGTTTATAAATGTGATAATCGTTTAGATGGCATTGATTTAATTGATAAATCCTTAAAATTTGATTTATCTAATAAAAATAAGATATGA
- a CDS encoding bifunctional ADP-dependent NAD(P)H-hydrate dehydratase/NAD(P)H-hydrate epimerase, which translates to MDPIDMMVTDLNCEYLGLSRLCLMESAGKSLAEEIGKIAVYTFSKPVKIIIFAGSGGNAGDAFVATRYLLNKGYDVDIYMLTQENKIKSNDAKSNFKILENLKPRLSHLKIYNLATVEDINSCELVNSDEFSDFIIIDAILGTGIKGKLRDKVRRAIEVINESKGLKISVDIPSGMNALTGKIEDLAVKPDYTISFHKIKTGVRISDEEKVGGLVTADIGIPFEAEYFINYGDMIKLNKRSNKSHKGNNGKVLVIGGSKDYFGAPAISGMAAISSGVDLVYIVAPESASMAIKSFSPDLIVKSLEGDYLSLKHLDEILKLSNSVDAVLIGPGASINDETAKLFNVLITKIKKPIVLDADALKQVEISLIKDRKDIILTPHLSEFKSLFKVKNDLKLDIDTYDFNKVDENITEFQKITNSIDASVIVKGQYDLILFKNKFKINKTGNPGMTVGGTGDALAGISVSLFAQGLNSFDASSLASFINGLAGDKAYEDKGYAFSASDLISNIGFVIKDGLY; encoded by the coding sequence TTGGATCCTATAGATATGATGGTTACAGATTTAAATTGCGAATATTTGGGTTTGTCAAGGCTTTGTTTGATGGAATCAGCTGGGAAATCTTTAGCTGAAGAAATAGGTAAAATTGCAGTATATACATTCTCAAAACCTGTTAAAATTATTATATTTGCAGGTTCTGGGGGAAATGCAGGTGATGCTTTTGTAGCTACACGATATTTATTAAATAAGGGGTATGATGTGGATATTTACATGTTAACTCAAGAAAATAAAATTAAATCAAATGATGCAAAAAGTAACTTTAAAATTTTAGAAAACTTAAAACCAAGACTTTCACATTTAAAAATTTATAATCTTGCAACTGTTGAAGACATTAACTCTTGTGAGTTAGTTAATAGTGATGAATTTTCAGACTTTATTATAATTGATGCTATTTTAGGAACTGGAATTAAAGGTAAATTAAGAGATAAAGTTAGACGAGCTATAGAAGTTATAAATGAATCTAAGGGTTTGAAAATCTCAGTTGATATTCCATCAGGAATGAATGCTTTAACTGGTAAAATTGAGGATTTGGCTGTAAAACCTGATTATACTATTAGTTTTCATAAAATTAAAACTGGGGTTCGAATTTCTGATGAAGAAAAAGTGGGAGGTCTTGTTACTGCAGATATTGGAATTCCTTTTGAAGCAGAATACTTTATTAATTATGGAGATATGATTAAACTTAATAAAAGGTCTAATAAATCACATAAAGGAAACAATGGTAAGGTATTGGTAATAGGGGGGTCTAAAGATTATTTTGGAGCTCCAGCTATTTCTGGAATGGCTGCTATTTCATCAGGAGTTGATTTAGTTTATATTGTAGCTCCTGAATCTGCAAGTATGGCTATTAAATCATTTTCTCCAGATTTAATTGTTAAATCATTAGAAGGAGATTACTTGTCTTTAAAACATCTAGATGAAATATTGAAATTATCTAATAGTGTTGATGCAGTTTTAATAGGTCCTGGTGCATCTATTAATGATGAAACTGCTAAATTGTTTAATGTATTAATAACAAAAATAAAAAAACCAATAGTATTAGATGCTGATGCTTTAAAGCAAGTTGAAATATCTTTAATTAAAGACCGTAAAGATATTATATTAACTCCTCATTTATCAGAATTTAAATCTCTTTTTAAGGTTAAAAATGATTTAAAGTTAGATATTGATACTTATGACTTTAATAAAGTTGATGAAAATATTACAGAATTTCAAAAAATCACAAATTCAATTGATGCTAGTGTAATTGTTAAAGGCCAATATGATTTAATCCTATTTAAAAATAAATTTAAAATAAATAAGACTGGAAATCCTGGAATGACTGTTGGAGGGACTGGAGATGCTCTTGCTGGGATTTCTGTTAGTTTATTTGCACAGGGTTTAAATTCATTTGATGCCTCTTCATTAGCTAGTTTTATTAATGGTTTGGCAGGTGATAAGGCATATGAAGATAAAGGATATGCTTTTTCAGCTAGTGACTTAATTTCAAATATTGGTTTTGTGATTAAAGATGGATTATATTAA
- a CDS encoding 3H domain-containing protein — translation MSNECFIQYLKDNQEQKEAVDDLYKCVNNIHSHWISGPDKAIFKKMIEELSQKIEIIGQDLTDKEIANLTKKNKK, via the coding sequence ATAAGCAATGAATGCTTTATTCAATATTTAAAAGACAATCAAGAACAAAAAGAAGCCGTAGATGATTTATATAAATGTGTTAATAATATCCATTCCCATTGGATTTCAGGTCCAGATAAAGCTATATTTAAAAAGATGATTGAAGAACTAAGCCAAAAAATAGAAATAATCGGACAAGATTTAACTGATAAAGAAATAGCTAATTTAACTAAAAAAAATAAAAAGTAA
- the fhcD gene encoding formylmethanofuran--tetrahydromethanopterin N-formyltransferase, producing MEINGVEIKDNYAEGFGIKVTRILVTAATEELAKIAATEATGYGTSVIGCPAEAGIDCFVPADETPDGRPGYVIMICQGGKKALDHELMERIGMCILTAPTAAAFNALESEDTLNTGAKLKFFGDGFEEETEIAGKKIFSIPIMSGDFLVESDFGYKNGVAGGNFFILAKDQMTGVKAAQAAVKAISKVEGVITPFPGGMVASGSKVGSNKYSKFLNASTNEKMCVTLKDKVDSNIRDDADGVFEIVIDGVDEESVRAAMKTGIEAACGVEGVLEIDAGNFGGNLGAYKIHLQELF from the coding sequence ATGGAAATTAACGGTGTAGAAATTAAAGATAATTATGCAGAAGGTTTTGGAATTAAAGTAACTAGAATTTTAGTCACAGCAGCTACTGAAGAATTAGCAAAAATAGCAGCTACTGAAGCAACAGGTTACGGAACTTCTGTTATTGGATGTCCTGCTGAAGCAGGTATTGATTGTTTTGTACCAGCTGATGAAACTCCTGATGGAAGACCTGGTTATGTAATAATGATTTGTCAAGGTGGTAAAAAAGCATTAGACCATGAATTAATGGAAAGGATTGGTATGTGTATTCTAACTGCTCCAACTGCAGCAGCATTTAATGCACTTGAATCAGAAGATACATTAAACACTGGTGCCAAATTAAAATTCTTCGGTGATGGATTTGAAGAAGAAACTGAAATTGCTGGTAAGAAAATATTTTCAATTCCAATCATGTCTGGTGATTTTTTAGTCGAATCTGACTTTGGATACAAAAATGGTGTAGCTGGAGGAAACTTTTTCATTTTAGCTAAAGATCAGATGACTGGTGTTAAAGCTGCTCAAGCTGCTGTTAAGGCTATTTCTAAAGTTGAAGGAGTAATAACTCCATTCCCTGGTGGTATGGTTGCATCTGGTTCTAAGGTAGGATCAAATAAATACTCAAAATTTTTAAATGCATCTACTAATGAAAAAATGTGTGTAACGTTAAAAGATAAGGTTGATTCAAATATTAGAGATGATGCTGATGGTGTATTTGAAATTGTTATTGATGGTGTAGATGAAGAGTCTGTTAGAGCTGCTATGAAAACAGGTATTGAAGCTGCCTGTGGTGTTGAAGGTGTTCTTGAGATAGATGCTGGTAACTTTGGTGGAAATTTAGGAGCCTATAAAATACACTTGCAAGAATTATTCTAG
- a CDS encoding UPF0104 family protein yields MDKKSILFLLLSIIILLVMLYFVGIENVIDALKVANLTYIIIAFGIQIFTFYLYTLRWQILNKLANINTGILKLLPMLMVGLAVNNITPSGRGGGEPVRAYILSKHGGYLMEETFATVVADRALDTFPFVILAIIAILGMAFYFDFDLWLLVVMVISVIVIVAALIVIIYMSINPKFGKRVDGWIIGLVRRFYKKNSDELENKIHKVIAGFQDTMKLVIYNKSVLYHALPLSFLIWIFEIVRVYFVFLAFGANLNPIIIAEVFILASLVGMIPLLPGGLGAVDGVMILFYSAAGITASVSAAATVIERLISFWLATIIGMIILPHYGSSVLDKKSLSSSSDEISEVVEDDVK; encoded by the coding sequence ATGGATAAAAAATCGATTCTTTTCTTATTGTTAAGTATAATAATTTTATTAGTAATGTTATACTTTGTAGGTATTGAAAATGTTATTGACGCTTTGAAAGTAGCTAATTTAACATATATTATTATTGCTTTTGGAATTCAAATATTTACATTTTATTTGTATACTTTACGTTGGCAAATACTTAATAAATTAGCTAACATTAATACCGGAATTCTTAAATTGTTGCCTATGCTAATGGTAGGTCTTGCAGTTAATAATATTACTCCGTCTGGCCGTGGAGGTGGAGAACCCGTAAGAGCATATATCCTGTCTAAACATGGAGGATATTTAATGGAAGAAACATTTGCAACTGTTGTTGCAGATAGGGCATTAGATACATTTCCATTTGTTATTTTAGCAATAATAGCTATTTTAGGAATGGCTTTTTATTTTGATTTTGATTTATGGTTATTAGTAGTCATGGTTATATCAGTTATAGTTATTGTAGCAGCTTTAATTGTTATTATTTACATGTCTATCAATCCTAAATTTGGAAAAAGAGTTGATGGTTGGATTATTGGACTTGTTAGAAGATTTTATAAGAAAAATTCTGATGAGTTGGAAAATAAGATTCACAAAGTAATAGCTGGTTTTCAAGACACTATGAAACTTGTAATCTATAACAAAAGCGTTTTATATCATGCACTTCCATTATCCTTTTTAATTTGGATATTTGAAATTGTAAGAGTATATTTTGTATTTTTAGCATTTGGAGCTAATTTAAACCCAATTATTATTGCGGAAGTATTTATTTTAGCATCATTAGTAGGGATGATTCCTCTTCTTCCAGGAGGTTTGGGGGCTGTTGATGGGGTTATGATTTTATTTTATTCAGCAGCAGGTATAACAGCTTCTGTAAGTGCTGCAGCTACTGTAATTGAAAGATTAATATCTTTTTGGTTGGCTACAATTATTGGGATGATTATTTTACCTCATTATGGATCATCAGTTTTAGATAAGAAATCTTTAAGCTCATCTTCTGATGAAATTTCAGAAGTTGTTGAAGATGATGTTAAATAG